One window from the genome of Plasmodium reichenowi strain SY57 chromosome 8, whole genome shotgun sequence encodes:
- a CDS encoding protein transport protein SEC23: MDIHAQENQTGIRFSWNLWPPTKAEAAKIEVPLGCLYTVLKRTDDSSVKLVEYEPLKCKTSNCILNPYCNIDFRNKTWTCPFSNIKNPFPLHYAEHISEKNLPADVMYSNIEYIQPSNVGDIPPPTFLFVIDTCLLEEELEQLKDSIQQCISLMPGDAYIGIITFGNMCYVHEIGFNDCLKSYVFKGNKEISAQDLQKQLNLGSRNDPRSSTTSASARRFLQPVSECEYNINMLLEDIQKDNWPTPPDQRAKRCTGVALSVAIGLLECCCNQLSGRVMMFIGGADTTSPGKIVDTPLSESLRHHLDLQKENSNARHVKKALKYYVSLANRAVASGHAIDIFACSLDQIGLYEMKVCCEKTNGFMVMADSFSMNVFKDSFKKIFETDSTGYIKHGYNAKLTVICSKEFRVCGAIGACSSNKKTANYVSDTCVGEGGTCEWTICALDRQSTIAFYFEIVNQNLASLPPDRQAYLQFQTLYQHPSGRRRLRVTTISYRFAEPNIAEISQGFDQETAAVIMARFAVLKAETDEPIDVLRWLDRKLIRLVSTFADYQKDDINSFHLSSEFSIYPQFMYHLRRSHFLQTFNASPDETAYYRSILLRENVMNSLIMIQPALLQYSFDSPTPIPVLLDAQSLKSNVILLLDSYFHIVIWYGEMIYQWREQGFHEKPEYEHFRQLLNAPHEDAKSILEDRFPIPKFVLCNSGGSQSRFLLAKVNPSTTHNSLSGSTFGTSSNESYIINTDDVSLKIFMDHLVKLAVQT; this comes from the exons atggaTATACATGCACAAGAGAATCAGACGGGTATTCGTTTTAGCTGGAACTTATGGCCACCTACAAAAGCAGAAGCAGCAAAAATAGAAGTACCCTTAGGGTGTTTATATACCGTATTAAAAAGGACAGATGATAGTAGCGTTAAGTTAGTAGAATATGAGCCATTAAAATGTAAAACTAGTAATTGTATTTTAAATCCTTATTGTAATATTGATTTTAGAAATAAGACATGGACTTGTCCTTTCTCAAATATCAAGAATCCATTTCCTTTACATTATGCAGAGCATATATCAGAGAAG AATTTGCCTGCCGATGTTATGTACTCCAATATTGAATACATCCAACCTTCGAATGTAGGAGATATTCCCCCTCCAACGTTTTTATTCGTCATCGATACATGTTTACTAGAAGAAGAGCTAGAACAATTAAAAGATTCAATTCAACAATGTATTAGTTTAATGCCTGGGGATGCTTACATAGGTATAATTACTTTTGGTAATATGTGTTATGTTCATGAAATTGGTTTTAACGATTGTTTGAAATCTTATGTATTTAAAGggaataaagaaataagTGCTCAAGATTTACAAAAACAATTAAATTTAGGTAGTAGAAATGATCCTCGTAGCTCGACAACATCTGCTTCAGCTCGTCGATTTTTACAACCTGTTAGTGAATGTgaatataacataaatatgttattaGAAGATATACAAAAAGATAACTGGCCAACTCCACCAGATCAAAGAGCTAAAAGGTGTACAGGTGTAGCATTAAGTGTTGCTATTGGTTTATTAGAATGTTGTTGTAATCAATTAAGTGGTCGTGTTATGATGTTTATAGGTGGAGCAGATACCACTTCTCCTGGTAAAATTGTAGATACCCCTTTAAGTGAATCTTTAAGACACCATTTAGATTTACAGAAAGAAAATTCGAATGCTAGACATGTTAAAAAAgctttaaaatattatgtatcACTAGCTAATAGAGCTGTAGCATCTGGCCATGCTATTGATATATTTGCATGTTCATTAGATCAAATAGGTTTATACGAAATGAAGGTTTGTTGTGAAAAGACAAATGGTTTTATGGTTATGGCAGATTCATTTTCTATGAATGTATTTAAAgattcttttaaaaaaatatttgaaaCGGATTCGACGggatatataaaacatgGTTACAATGCAAAATTGACTGTTATTTGTTCGAAAGAATTTAGAGTATGTGGTGCAATAGGTGCATGCTcaagtaataaaaaaacagCTAACTATGTATCTGATACGTGTGTTGGAGAGGGTGGTACATGTGAATGGACTATATGTGCATTAGATAGACAATCAACTATTgcattttattttgaaataGTAAATCAGAATTTGGCTTCCTTACCTCCAGATAGACAAGCGTATTTACAATTCCAAACATTATATCAACATCCCAGTGGAAGAAGGAGATTACGTGTTACTACAATATCTTATAGATTTGCAGAACCTAATATAGCAGAAATATCGCAAGGTTTTGATCAAGAAACTGCTGCTGTTATTATGGCTAGATTTGCTGTATTAAAAGCAGAAACAGATGAACCTATAGATGTATTAAGATGGCTTGATAGAAAACTTATTAGATTAGTTAGTACTTTTGCAGATTATCAAAAAGATGATATTAACTCTTTTCATTTATCTTCCgaattttctatatatcCTCAATTTATGTATCATTTAAGAAGATCACATTTTTTACAAACGTTTAATGCAAGTCCTGATGAAACAGCTTATTATAGAAGTATTTTATTAAGAGAAAATGTTATGAATTCATTAATTATGATACAACCAGCATTACTTCAATATTCATTTGATTCTCCAACTCCAATACCAGTATTATTAGATGCACAATCTTTAAAATCAAATgtaattcttttattagATTCATACTTCCATATAGTTATATGGTATGGAGAAATGATATATCAATGGAGAGAACAGGGTTTTCATGAGAAGCCAGAATATGAGCATTTTAGACAATTATTGAATGCACCACATGAAGATGCTAAATCAATTCTAGAAGATAGATTTCCTATACCTAAATTTGTTTTATGTAATAGTGGTGGTAGTCAGAGTAGATTTTTATTAGCTAAGGTGAATCCATCAACAACACATAATTCTTTAAGTGGTAGTACCTTTGGTACATCTAGTAATGAGtcttatataattaatacaGATGATGtttctttaaaaatatttatggATCATTTAGTAAAGTTAGCAGTACAAACataa
- a CDS encoding hypothetical protein (conserved Plasmodium protein, unknown function): protein MYNNFLYFPFEKFLFIFIFVVWLAFQTNKGPSYITKKYIIDDVKNIDMINQHGTVITTQNIMCIFYILYINNLDKYKNFVQYKNFKKNKSYKYNNNIINSNSNSHSHSHSNSHSNSHSHSNSNSHSNSHSHSNSHSHSHSHSRSSIQNSLFHDTNQANFLKETSYFFYKHHIYFNPKYKKDPKILNKLKVPRNHIFYINNCDLNYYIQNYEFFFFFPYYYEHSHLYIRLDKLFYIQRWGCYRNIRKTKKRNENIFNNMLGMKEKDRYLQNEICDIYWNYPKDNNTYDNYNFSIINYIKNIIKKMYIYLYKVFVLKQFYHIVYYKEGIMNFYYMLFSYIYNKGCIIYNYNQMYFKKQRKKETIIRSKRFMNEHIKEEDVDYNIVKDEKDKSIQSTEQKSYLKNNTIQYFQCFLDKAMENKNAENELDKWIDPESKSCYCSEESAEPCTSDDLVDINNINQIMDNTFCEYNNDNKNNNNNNNNNNNNNNNNNNNNNKNIYHNNNIYHNNNIYDNNIVGDHVKNIFIALSDYKILQCNEKEKKKNIIKKEQLYNYCKYGLNIWDNKNLYDYLNCLNVISYDKKDEKICIRKCENIKKLCNIVAQFYSFEVCKKYYENNKHTEDIYINNFKYFSDHCKYLDPTNRGLVLCKHKNVECVYSQWSEWSTCSKTCIENEYDTNSTRTRTRLLLNKFEIPSKSCSFIINEKNNLMDINFCSHLPSCNNNNNNNDMKKNDDERIMPFVIPIKEIEKLNTLKYLNNDDNDLLNENYKNYESIHKNNECIVTDMYQYEYAISYNEKNKSCSCPNNQSPCYFKDIYNSQSWKKSLNILCKQNPYINVITADYIIIDCNMSISIKKKEIAVNTYLAMTFNCHSDIFHYIFCSKNIQSIRTNLIYIIITCAFGFISAIYIIHIFINKWHIFKLLLHKQNKKKSY from the coding sequence atgtataataattttttgtattttccTTTTGAAAAATTTCTATTCATCTTTATATTTGTCGTTTGGTTAGCCTTCCAGACAAACAAAGGTCCCTCCTAcattacaaaaaaatatataattgatgatgtaaaaaatattgatatGATTAACCAACATGGTACAGTAATTACCACGCAGAATAtaatgtgtatattttatatactttatataaataatttggataaatataaaaattttgtacagtacaaaaattttaaaaaaaataaaagttacaaatataataataatattattaatagtaatagtaatagtCATAGTCATAGTCATAGTAATAGTCATAGTAATAGTCATAGTCatagtaatagtaatagtCATAGTAATAGTCATAGTCATAGTAATAGTCATAGTCATAGTCATAGTCATAGTCGTAGTAGTATTCAAAACAGTTTATTTCATGATACAAATCAGGCTAATTTTTTGAAAGAGACTTCCTACTTTTTCTATAAacatcatatttattttaatccaaaatataaaaaggatCCAAAgattttaaataaattaaaagtACCAAGgaatcatattttttacattaaTAACTGTgatttaaattattatatacagaattatgaatttttttttttttttccatattattatgaacattctcatttatatataagattagataaattgttttatattcaaAGATGGGGATGTTACAGAAATATTAGGAAAAcgaaaaaaagaaatgaaaatatatttaataatatgttagGTATGAAGGAAAAGGATAGATATCTACAGAACGAAATATGTGATATATATTGGAATTATCctaaagataataatacatatgataattataattttagtataataaattatataaagaacataattaaaaaaatgtacatatatttatataaagtgtttgttttaaaacaattttatcatatagTGTATTATAAGGAAGGTATaatgaatttttattatatgttgttctcatatatatataataaagggtgtattatatataattataatcaaatgtattttaaaaaacaGAGAAAGAAAGAAACAATTATACGATCAAAAAGATTTATGaatgaacatataaaagaagaagatgttgattataatattgttaaagatgaaaaagataaatCTATACAATCAACCGAACAGAaatcatatttaaaaaataatactaTTCAATATTTCCAATGTTTTCTTGATAAAGCTATGGAGAATAAAAATGCAGAAAATGAATTAGATAAATGGATAGATCCTGAGAGTAAATCATGTTACTGTAGTGAGGAATCTGCTGAACCATGTACATCTGATGATCTTGtggatataaataatataaatcaaaTAATGGATAATACTTTTTgtgaatataataatgataataaaaataacaataataataacaataataataacaataataataacaataataataacaataataataagaatatttatcataataacaatatttatcataataacaatatttatgataataatattgtgGGTGATCAtgtgaaaaatattttcattgCACTATCagattataaaatattacaatgtaatgaaaaagaaaaaaagaagaatataataaagaaagaacaattatataattattgtaaatatggtttaaatatttgggataataaaaatttgtatgattatttaaattGTTTGAATGTTATAAGttatgataaaaaagatgaaaaaatatgtataagAAAATGtgagaatataaaaaaattatgtaatattGTTGCCCAATTTTATTCATTCGAAGTTTGtaagaaatattatgaaaataataaacatacagaagatatatatattaacaattttaaatatttttctgATCATTGTAAATATTTAGATCCTACAAATAGAGGATTGGTATTATgtaaacataaaaatgtgGAATGTGTTTATAGCCAATGGTCTGAATGGTCAACATGTTCAAAAACCTGTATAGAAAATGAATATGATACAAATTCAACAAGAACACGTACAAGacttttattaaataaatttgaGATCCCTTCAAAATCATGtagttttattataaatgaaaaaaataatttaatgGATATAAATTTCTGTTCACATTTACCTTcttgtaataataataataataataatgatatgaaaaaaaatgatgatgaacGTATCATGCCTTTTGTTATTCcaataaaagaaatagaaaaattaaatacacttaaatatttaaataatgatgataatgatttattaaatgaaaattataaaaattatgaatctattcataaaaataatgaatgTATAGTTACAGATATGTACCAATATGAATATGCTATAtcatataatgaaaaaaataaatcatgTTCTTGTCCTAATAATCAATCACCATGTTAttttaaagatatataCAATTCACAATCTTGGAAAAAatcattaaatatattatgtaaacaaaatccatatataaatgttattactgctgattatattataatcgATTGTAATATGTCTAtaagtataaaaaaaaaagaaattgCTGTAAATACATATCTTGCTATGACTTTTAATTGTCATTCAgatatatttcattatatattctgttcaaaaaatattcagTCAATAAGAACAAATcttatctatattattattacatgtGCTTTCGGATTTATTTCagctatatatattatacatatatttattaataagtggcatatttttaaattacTCTTACataaacaaaacaaaaaaaaatcatactaa
- a CDS encoding U5 snrnp-specific protein, putative, producing the protein MALIKADTYVLEKDEVEERKTGLFSPTMLINSHKGEVYSINFSSDGKYIASSSFDMTIMVHNVYNECETIGVLRGHKNAVLQAKWLQDDNYICSASADHKLFLWDVECESKLRSFKGHDNIVNGLDIINHNLFVSCSDDNTLKFWDIRSKWAVHIIKHDFPLLSVCSDKKGEFLFTSCVDNTIKKYDCKNYKLKDTFIGHKDYITGLDINKDETMLASISADESICFWDIQPFPCEEKLLFQLNSPKYNIDYNLIKLSFNNDNLLACGSGDNYLYIYDYKQKILKYSLPGHTSTINDVAFHPVEDIVASCSSDHTIFLGEI; encoded by the coding sequence ATGGCTTTAATAAAAGCTGATACGTACGTTTTAGAAAAGGATGAAGTGGAGGAAAGGAAAACAGGATTATTTTCCCCGACAATGTTAATAAATAGTCATAAAGGAGAAGTGTATTcaattaatttttcttcggatggaaaatatatagcATCGTCAAGTTTTGATATGACCATAATGGTTCATAATGTTTATAATGAATGTGAAACCATAGGTGTTTTAAGAGGTCATAAGAATGCAGTATTACAAGCTAAATGGTTACAAgatgataattatatatgtagtGCATCAGCTGAtcataaattatttttatggGATGTTGAATGTGAATCCAAGTTAAGAAGTTTTAAAGGACATGATAATATTGTTAATGGATTAGATATAATTAatcataatttatttgtttctTGTAGTGATGATAATACTCTAAAATTTTGGGATATAAGAAGCAAATGGGCtgttcatataataaaacatgATTTCCCTTTATTAAGTGTTTGTTCAGATAAAAAAGGAGAATTTCTTTTTACAAGCTGTGTTGATAAtactataaaaaaatatgattgtaaaaattataaattaaaagataCTTTCATAGGCCATAAAGATTATATAACAGGATTAGATATTAATAAGGACGAAACAATGCTTGCTTCGATAAGTGCAGATGAATCTATTTGCTTCTGGGATATTCAACCCTTTCCATGtgaagaaaaattattatttcaatTAAATTCAccaaaatataatattgattataatttgattaaattatcttttaataaCGATAATCTTTTAGCTTGTGGAAGTGGAGATAActatttatacatatatgattataaacaaaaaatattaaaatattccTTACCTGGTCATACTAGTACTATTAATGATGTTGCCTTCCATCCCGTTGAAGATATTGTGGCATCCTGTTCTTCAGATCACACCATATTTTTAGGGGAGATATGA
- a CDS encoding hypothetical protein (conserved Plasmodium protein, unknown function), translated as MEVLQNMNRMDRRIEEIQNLKNIINNKLNKNVNDDVDGYMRQLVDLYFKSQKSKSKHLGSKKGKSNSKIRSVSRKSERKINVGKGIEKMQHYENNDQNNINNKNNDNKNNNNDNNNDNNNNNNNNNNNNNNNNNNNNNNNNNNNNNNNNYDNNSKQSFSQKNSSENYDNGSGSDDEEKKNNNYNEENENNTQKKKKKKKKANKKNKNKNKNSDKSETNDEGEVSVEMEEKENTIEQQNEKLDEKLNEKLNEQLNEQLNEQSNEQSNEQLNEQSNEQSNEQSNEQSNEQSNEQSNEIFDEQSNNRNKDEPNRSNYVNTEKVIDQEKFLPEEKGKISESGNIVEEQNNADSLDERKEKNMKSAIRFMKESNYEDPHLNACLSDSNNIDGVNINQNGEELKVKDILSNPFTTSSYNEENEKVSNIEMNSNNIDNISNCIQKKKTQINLNNVLKELKFKSANNIKYERDKNFDDITEKYINDGSDDLETYKKNSSINDEEPYHYTNFVKHYVTKVGIYNNMEKNKFNFNVPSQSFGINHLYNRNKNSYDNNSFEYNKSYSSTTNEEQEKEKREYGLNNCMNYTNMNCSNINESYSNMIRNYNTMINNHNINCTNPKPYCLSKSFSKIRKINLCNSAYYPHCTYSNPLKSIKKYSCTNTKNYINDYNCTKNATAMLPDLSCMNGVEIMKKHINIDNLKKHVNLENVKKNMDLKNVKKLINLENIKNKINFENVKERVNIKNVTDHINIESISKNVECFDNNYYDIFEEAYKNYINKYVNNVKNTIKEKKEYYKKNVNCNYELINKNLLKVAANNINNFNKMYLKNKSKLQGLNTKKYIAFNHNKYVRFFNSCYEKKINSVKKKIELNKKFLNNYFHACYFECSENPILSNDISRVSSCPDYQNSNEQYHQKHSSMTNSINSKSNIYNSSSSHKLLSTQKKNTSNDSEQINKNLSFSNSNKEFNSNSEIDISCFNNGEKTFKYMKAIFEDSEGAENEIIYDQEKNMYFDLNDNAYINVKGNLYFNTKDKLFYDIEYIKDISYDNIKNNLFHFGNYLITEKYAPCKIIMKMCAHINQFMYNLLGVAKYDIYYKHKDNLVEIIIK; from the coding sequence ATGGAAGTTTTACAAAACATGAATCGTATGGATAGGCGCATTGAGGAAATTCAAAACctcaaaaatattattaacaataaattgaacaaaaatgtaaatgATGATGTTGATGGTTACATGAGGCAATTAGttgatttatatttcaaGTCTCAGAAATCTAAGAGCAAACATTTGGGTAGTAAGAAAGGGAAAAGCAATTCAAAAATTAGATCTGTGTCCAGAAAGAGtgaaagaaaaataaatgtagGAAAGGGAATCGAGAAAATGCAAcattatgaaaataatgaccagaacaacataaataataaaaataatgataataaaaataataataatgataataataatgataacaataataataataacaataataataataacaataataataacaataataacaataataataataataataataataataataataataataattatgataataattctaAACAAAGCTTCAGTCAAAAAAACAGCAGCgaaaattatgataacGGATCAGGAAGtgatgatgaagaaaaaaaaaataataattataatgaagaaaatgaaaacaacacacaaaaaaaaaagaaaaagaaaaaaaaagcaaacaaaaaaaataaaaataaaaataaaaactcTGACAAGTCCGAAACGAATGATGAAGGGGAAGTCTCTGTAGAAATGGAAGAAAAGGAGAATACCATTGAAcaacaaaatgaaaaattagatgaaaaattaaatgaaaaattaaatgaacaATTAAATGAACAATTAAATGAACAATCAAATGAACAATCAAATGAACAATTAAATGAACAATCAAATGAACAATCAAATGAACAATCAAATGAACAATCAAATGAACAATCAAATGAACAATCAAACGAAATTTTTGATGAACAATCAAATAACAGGAATAAGGATGAACCAAATAGATCTAACTATGTAAACACGGAAAAAGTTATAGATCAAGAAAAATTCCTCCCAGAAGAAAAAGGGAAAATTTCAGAATCTGGGAACATTGTagaagaacaaaataatgCAGATTCTTTAGATGAACGtaaagaaaagaatatgAAGAGTGCTATAAGATTTATGAAGGAATCTAATTATGAAGATCCTCATTTAAATGCTTGTCTGTCagatagtaataatatagatggtgtgaatataaatcaaaatggagaagaattaaaagtaaaagatatattaagTAACCCATTTACAACCAGTAGTTAcaatgaagaaaatgaaaaggtGTCTAATATTGAAATGAattctaataatattgataatattaGTAATTGTATTcagaaaaagaaaacacaaatcaatttaaataatgtgTTGAAAGAATTAAAATTCAAAAGTgcaaataatataaaatatgaaagaGATAAGAATTTTGATGATATAacagaaaaatatataaatgatggTTCAGATGATTTagaaacatataaaaaaaatagttcgataaatgatgaagaaCCTTATCATTATACAAATTTTGTTAAACATTATGTAACAAAAGTtggtatatataataatatggaaaaaaacaaattcAATTTTAATGTCCCATCACAATCCTTTGGTATTAATCATCTTTATAATAGGAACAAAAACTcttatgataataattcttttgaatataataaatctTATTCATCCACAACTAACGAAGaacaagaaaaagaaaaaagagaaTATGGATTGAATAACTGCATgaattatacaaatatgaACTGTTCTAATATAAACGAAAGTTATTCAAACATGATCAGAAATTATAACACAATGataaataatcataacATAAATTGTACAAATCCCAAACCATATTGCTTATCCAAATCATTCTCTAAAATTCGAAAAATTAACCTTTGTAATTCAGCCTACTATCCACATTGTACTTATAGCAACCCATTAAAATCtatcaaaaaatattcttgtactaatacaaaaaattatataaacgATTATAATTGTACCAAAAATGCCACAGCCATGCTTCCAGACCTTTCATGTATGAATGGAGTTgaaattatgaaaaagCACATTAATATcgataatttaaaaaaacatgTAAACCTtgaaaatgtaaaaaaaaatatggatttaaaaaatgtgaaaaaacttataaatttagaaaatataaaaaataaaataaacttTGAAAATGTGAAAGAACgtgtaaatataaaaaatgtaacagatcatattaatatagaAAGTATTTCTAAAAACGTTGAATgttttgataataattattatgatatttttgaagaagcatataaaaattatattaacaaatatgtaaataatgtTAAGAACAcaattaaagaaaaaaaggaatattataaaaaaaacgTTAATTGTAATTAtgaattaattaataaaaatctCCTTAAAGTTGCAgcaaataatattaataattttaataaaatgtatttaaaaaataaatctaAATTACAAGGATTAAATaccaaaaaatatattgcatttaatcataataaatatgttcGATTCTTTAATTCATgttatgaaaaaaaaattaattcagtaaaaaaaaaaattgaattaaataaaaaattccTTAATAACTATTTCCATGCATGTTATTTTGAATGTTCAGAAAATCCTATTTTATCTAATGATATATCTAGAGTATCTTCATGTCCAGATTATCAAAATTCAAATGAACAATATCATCAGAAGCATTCATCTATGACAAATTCAATTAATTCAAaatctaatatatataacagCTCCAGTTCacataaattattaagcacacaaaaaaaaaatacaagTAACGATTCAGAACAAATCAACAAaaatttatctttttcCAATTCAAACAAAGAATTTAATAGTAATTCAGAAATAGATATCTCCTGTTTTAATAATGGTGaaaaaacatttaaatatatgaagGCTATTTTTGAAGATTCAGAAGGAGcagaaaatgaaataatttatgatcaagaaaaaaatatgtattttgatttaaatgataatgcatatattaatgttaAAGGCAatctatattttaatacaaaagataaattattttatgatatagaatatattaaagatatatcttatgataatataaaaaataatctATTCCATTTCGGAAATTATCTCATTACAGAAAAATATGCACCCtgtaaaataattatgaaaatgtGTGCTCATATTAATCaatttatgtataatttattaGGAGTAGctaaatatgatatatattataaacataagGATAATTTAGTtgaaattataattaaatga